From a single Pseudomonas sp. A34-9 genomic region:
- a CDS encoding ATP-binding protein, protein MSLRLRLSLTLGAAFALIWALAAAWMLSDLRNQMMFSLDQRLVASARMVAGLLEQLPTLPSKGEGTHFSAEQLNIPGGMACQVSSLRGEILARSHNNPEQALEAEKMGFHDQMIDGAPWRSFTLARGDVRITTADRQIEREALNMSILLAASVPVGVALLGCLCLLWLGIGQGLAPLNRLREALMRRNADSLEPLQIQTFPSELKPLLETQNQLFQRIGKTIERERRLTGDAAHELRSPLTAIKTHLQVARMTDGNARDQSLARAEEGADRLHRTLEQLLLLARVEGSLSFDDGSQCSAEQVARLAIQDATGGERLRIKLQLPAELSAAPLQMPAVLSIAALRNLLDNALRHTPEDCAVELSLETIGNRVRFVVRDHGPGIAPDDLQHLTQRFWRNGQSTGCGLGLAIVQAIVQRCDCALHFDSRPDGLRVELTMPLQPV, encoded by the coding sequence ATGAGCCTGCGACTGCGCCTGAGCCTGACCCTTGGCGCTGCGTTTGCACTGATCTGGGCGCTGGCGGCGGCCTGGATGCTCAGTGACTTGCGCAATCAGATGATGTTCTCCCTCGACCAGCGTCTGGTGGCGTCGGCGCGCATGGTTGCCGGGCTGCTGGAGCAGTTGCCGACACTGCCGAGCAAAGGCGAGGGCACGCATTTCAGTGCCGAACAACTGAATATCCCCGGCGGCATGGCGTGTCAGGTCAGTTCCTTGCGCGGGGAAATTCTCGCACGCAGCCACAACAACCCCGAACAAGCACTGGAAGCCGAGAAAATGGGTTTCCATGACCAGATGATCGACGGCGCGCCATGGCGCAGCTTCACCCTCGCCCGGGGCGATGTGCGCATCACCACCGCCGACCGGCAGATCGAGCGCGAAGCCCTGAACATGTCGATCCTGCTGGCGGCGTCGGTGCCGGTGGGCGTGGCGCTGCTCGGTTGCCTGTGTCTGCTGTGGCTGGGCATCGGCCAGGGGCTGGCGCCGCTCAACCGTCTGCGTGAAGCACTGATGCGGCGCAATGCCGATTCGCTTGAGCCGTTGCAGATCCAGACTTTCCCCAGCGAATTGAAGCCGCTGCTCGAAACGCAGAACCAGTTGTTCCAGCGCATTGGCAAGACCATCGAGCGTGAGCGGCGATTGACCGGTGACGCGGCGCATGAACTGCGCAGCCCGCTGACGGCTATCAAAACGCACCTGCAAGTCGCACGCATGACCGATGGCAACGCCCGCGATCAGTCGCTGGCACGGGCCGAGGAGGGCGCCGATCGCTTGCATCGCACCCTTGAGCAACTGCTGTTGCTGGCGCGGGTCGAGGGCAGTCTGTCGTTCGATGACGGCTCGCAATGCAGTGCCGAGCAAGTGGCACGCCTGGCGATACAGGACGCCACGGGTGGCGAGCGCCTGCGCATCAAACTGCAACTGCCGGCTGAGCTTTCTGCTGCACCGCTGCAGATGCCGGCTGTGCTGTCGATTGCGGCGCTGCGCAATCTGCTCGACAACGCCCTGCGCCATACGCCTGAGGACTGTGCGGTTGAGCTGAGCCTGGAAACCATTGGCAACCGCGTGCGTTTTGTCGTGCGCGACCACGGGCCGGGGATTGCCCCGGATGACTTGCAACACCTGACCCAACGCTTCTGGCGCAACGGCCAAAGCACCGGTTGCGGCCTCGGCCTGGCGATTGTCCAGGCGATCGTCCAGCGCTGTGACTGCGCCCTGCATTTCGACAGCCGCCCGGATGGCTTGCGCGTCGAACTGACCATGCCGTTGCAGCCCGTCTGA
- a CDS encoding GNAT family N-acetyltransferase gives MEAPICIRPATLADAGIICRIIERSIRIGCALDHRNDPSLVSTWIGQQSADFICARLADPHFYLCIALLADKPVGAGMARASGDILLCYVQPESFRRGVGRALMQDLEAWLRVRGVPHADLNSTHTGRAFYRRLGYRESAPPLEYQGLQSLPMHKSLAVPG, from the coding sequence ATGGAAGCACCCATCTGCATTCGTCCGGCCACACTGGCCGACGCCGGCATCATCTGCCGCATCATCGAGCGTTCGATCCGCATCGGTTGTGCGCTCGATCACCGTAATGATCCGTCTCTCGTCAGCACCTGGATCGGTCAGCAATCCGCCGACTTCATCTGTGCCCGGCTCGCCGATCCGCACTTCTATCTGTGTATCGCGCTGCTGGCGGACAAACCGGTCGGTGCCGGCATGGCTCGGGCCAGCGGCGACATTTTGCTGTGTTACGTCCAGCCAGAGTCATTTCGTCGGGGCGTCGGGCGAGCGCTGATGCAGGATCTGGAGGCCTGGTTACGGGTTCGCGGTGTTCCTCATGCAGACCTCAACAGCACGCACACCGGCCGTGCTTTTTATCGGCGTCTGGGCTATCGCGAGTCAGCGCCGCCCCTCGAATACCAAGGCTTGCAGAGCCTGCCCATGCACAAGTCGTTGGCCGTGCCGGGCTGA